In Leptospira stimsonii, the genomic stretch GATAACGATTCTAGGATTAAGGAAATCCAGTTATCCGAAGCGAGCAATTCGATTCGTTTTAACGCGCTTAAATTCGCTTATCGATATCTTGTTTCGGCTAGTAAGAAAGATCACGTCAAAGAAAGGCTTCGAAGACTTTCGATCATTGAAAGTTATATTCGTGCGAGACCGTTTATAACTCCACAAGCAAAGACGGATCTTTTTATCATCCAGAGAAAAATTTTAGCTCTTCGGAAACATTTTAACGATTTGGAATTGGATGCAAATAAGCAATACGAAGCGATGAATTTGTATCTGATGTTGGAAACCGCTCCTAAGGTTAGAATTCCTTTTTTTTCCGAAGGTGTGAAATTTGATTTTAAGGGACTCGAGGGCAAAGCCGTTTCCCGGAATCTTAGTTTGTTGGCGGCCAAAGGCGAGATCGAAAAGGCGAAGACCGAACTCAATATCGCGAATTTGGAAAAGTATCCGGATTATTCCATCATCAGTCAGGTCGGCGAGGATAGATCCGGGGTAGCCAACCGATTCTACGACGTGGGCGTTAAGTTCAAACTTCCGGTTTGGGATCAGTTTCAGAATAAGGTTTCTGCGGCGGAAACAAACGTTAAATCCAAACAGGGACTTCTCAATCATCAGGAGAATCTAGTAAAGAGCGCTTTCAAACAGGCTTTTCTCGATTACGAACAATCCAAAACGAATCTGAAACTCTTCAATTTATCAAAGTTAGACGAAATTGAGCGAGATTTGAATTATGCGGATGGTGAGTTTAGGAAAGGAAGAATCCTAATGATGAGTTATTTGGAATTGGAAAATCAACTTCATGAAACTCACCATGCGATTCTCGACGCTCAAATTTCACACGTGGAAACACTTTTGAATCTTCTCTACATCGCGAATGAAAAAGAAATTATAGGAACCTTTAAAAATGCTGTCCAGACTTTTGAATATCAGCTTAAATAACCCGATTCTTTCAGTCGGAATCATATTCTTTCTGTTTATCTATTCGTTTTTTACGCTTCGTGAAGTCCCGATCGATGCGGTACCGGATATCACAAACGTTCAAGTGATTGTTACGGTAAAAACGGGTTCCT encodes the following:
- a CDS encoding TolC family protein is translated as MRLRRNPNEREIDVPFKEVYFMKLKRSYLSFFNTKRYLVFLIGIFECRKSFILLLFLLSGIKFSEIQSNSAKELDIASILSLAEKNSPLLLSLNADLETLFYQRKQQGKTQNPSVTMDYGQRTAAGSIGSEYAMQFEQPIYFPGRKELRQLLVDNDSRIKEIQLSEASNSIRFNALKFAYRYLVSASKKDHVKERLRRLSIIESYIRARPFITPQAKTDLFIIQRKILALRKHFNDLELDANKQYEAMNLYLMLETAPKVRIPFFSEGVKFDFKGLEGKAVSRNLSLLAAKGEIEKAKTELNIANLEKYPDYSIISQVGEDRSGVANRFYDVGVKFKLPVWDQFQNKVSAAETNVKSKQGLLNHQENLVKSAFKQAFLDYEQSKTNLKLFNLSKLDEIERDLNYADGEFRKGRILMMSYLELENQLHETHHAILDAQISHVETLLNLLYIANEKEIIGTFKNAVQTFEYQLK